In Mytilus edulis chromosome 13, xbMytEdul2.2, whole genome shotgun sequence, a single window of DNA contains:
- the LOC139501508 gene encoding uncharacterized protein → MTSKERENFLRNAILVVDHSKAALVSLVELDLQNKGQTFEQFVNTNQHEIYHLYNSSWCCQCLPGHRPPRSPRILHQSQMELLFDRSSLKLPCHNTGRRSDDFCCSMAKSGLCTDVLDITLARCLLVNFCNDIFWFSCLQFQSITFEDFVNKNKHELYHLWQCNVPCCQCPSGYTFPTNYSVLDQNDWTQMFNAVLLPCTNHRKRPSSGSMHSICSVAAAPGITLMNLDPSVNRIILKHCCTLRMAVETLVQIRNQDYGHAKDGIMSDNDFNASVGKIERCILDIAKVCNKETQFKQKLREAKDGALDQTLFTQYQHNLIETLTRQADIHQSVTDLAPTINKIGNKLAAKTGKFPKLMDECIKKGYDYQEQLMQRFNQALIKVKNQTHMAIDCHMEEETFVETNAVRKCVDWMDRKDVFVVIGGEGSGKSRIGLEILRQFGLTDEDFDLLKVIDFQQVMDIITDERKTVMLLDGVLPTNGRSHTKLINYDILDLLHARLCKGDVKFIFTLDSSNSDSSEGLLASHRLFENCCKIDLSSDRFSMKEEEKVTLLFNFCKRFNVGITWDTPGYEGDSKDFYIDGRTVYDIAKTDPFIGYPKLCFLFTSDKRFLQLGINFFTHPNQSLMTEINSLRDCTDINLEMNISYALLVYTLLNTGCFDVNKIDLSKLETIIESCGNCQRRRLINSKVKNIIEQMNGRFLKQDSQTMIYHFKHPMIYEALAISYFEVNPSAVISVLNFDLIIHSIKLFANFGKQEISLIIAEELFGYLTKRLFTIFEKDYKKRSAEFIKKLCSSSIIVQNNPAFIGLLMEEFNNCTSEDIIEIQIEGKTNQISFYLSSSLLWNLIQKHDVYKAIATVLNFIENDIKDKQQINRVLASKKAVLASFYYLCENDDSDLKLELIYGLIENCRLECSYDYSMQQAMTNGKYSAVSFLLSKFSTEIDITEFVFEIEDIGKLWELISHTFHLELFNNESRTHILEILFRSLSLNLYNFRKSINTACNRHCKELITGMLKDSRTLSFDTGTIVNTACSNRWEDALQILLNKKLCNENQKRRIFNAACRHGTETYLKWMLLKVDKDVLDVQELFLHEFGCENYVAVENFILKLRNNIKMETMIKNLVTQFNLPIFHLIKWEIDHTDNKIHTGNTNDLHSLYIVQWIYDRFPNLQTDVRNTVYKTINDSCDNSDEILQWLNENTNVMVHPITTLLEFSCKNDLQKIVKWILQTFDYNTYNIPELMIEACKAGFHKTAEVMISEVDMNKVDVTSIITAMLSSIHNNKSKDLFIFLIQNIDKTCCRWIEIITIIVELKLYSYIELILQHVDNTKIDMMKIVRNKMNVLSENELKVLILSIKRESIDINYIAWAAFKIGYHEIVIWSIMNDNQKVIDKSELFYKAIFNCNTNVMHYLLENVDHGLLDIETAVDVACRRGKYNMVKMLLLNVEDKEIDVKAAIDKVFGGITFDMVKTLSGGDNLLDINIDKGSEFERIKIVKLMLKQFDHKLFDMTTIMNTAFEQRWVDLIKWVIKEVDDSLLDLNEILSMACQSECLDIVTILAGKIEKSNENIGAVMRMVFTHCSFNFIRLLIFKINISLIDLGTSMNEACRDGKSGLVKRLIESDNDIIDLNRLIKIACDRNWHDILKWSIGNIDNELLDMKEVINEACLKKILSQ, encoded by the exons ATGACTTCAAAGGAACGAGAGAATTTTTTACGGAATGCCATTTTAGTTGTTGATCATTCTAAAGCTGCTCTAGTGTCTTTAGTAGAACTAGATTTGCAAAATAAAGGTCAGACATTTGAACAATTTGTTAACACAAATCAACATGAAATCTATCATTTATATAACAGTTCATGGTGTTGTCAATGTCTACCGGGACATCGACCGCCTCGTTCACCACGAATTCTGCATCAATCACAAATGGAATTATTATTCGACCGATCATCATTAAAGTTGCCATGTCATAATACAGGCAGGCGGTCAGATGACTTCTGTTGCAGCATGGCTAAGTCAGGTCTTTGCACCGATGTTCTCGACATAACCTTAGCCCGATGTTTGTTAGTCAATTTCTGCAACGATATATTCTGGTTTAGCTGTCTTCAGTTCCAATCCATAACTTTCGAAgactttgtaaacaaaaataagcaCGAACTGTATCATCTATGGCAATGCAATGTACCTTGTTGTCAATGCCCATCGGGTTATACATTTCCAACTAACTATTCCGTGTTAGATCAAAATGACTGGACGCAGATGTTTAATGCCGTTTTGCTGCCTTGCACTAATCATAGAAAGAGACCCAGTTCAGGGAGTATGCACAGTATCTGCTCCGTTGCAGCAGCACCTGGAATAACATTAATGAATCTTGACCCATCCGTAAACAGAATCATATTAAAACACTGCTGTACTCTACGGATGGCTGTTGAAACTTTGGTTCAGATCAGAAACCAGGACTACGGTCATGCTAAAGATGGTATAATGTCAGATAACGACTTTAACGCATCAGTTGGTAAGATAGAACGTTGTATCTTAGACATTGCTAAAGTGTGTAACAAGGAAACTCAATTCAAACAGAAATTACGGGAGGCAAAAGATGGTGCACTCGATCAAACTCTTTTTACACAGTATCAACATAATTTGATTGAAACGCTTACCAGACAAGCAGACATTCACCAG AGTGTTACAGACCTAGCACCGACTATAAACAAGATAGGTAATAAACTTGCCGCAAAGACCGGGAAATTTCCAAAACTTATGGATGAATGTATAAAGAAAGGCTATGATTATCAAGAACAGCTGATGCAAAGGTTCAATCAAGCGTTGATTAAAGTCAAAA ATCAAACACACATGGCGATTGATTGTCACATGGAGGAAGAAACATTTGTTGAAACCAATGCTGTAAGAAAGTGTGTTGACTGGATGGACAGGAAGGATGTCTTCGTCGTCATTGGTGGAGAGGGATCAGGAAAGTCTAGAATTGGATTGGAAATACTTAGACAGTTTGGTTTAACAGATGAAGATTTTGACTTATTAAAAGTAATAGACTTCCAGCAGGTAATGGATATCATTACAGATGAGAGAAAAACTGTTATGTTGTTAGATGGTGTACTTCCTACCAATGGACGCTCGCATACAAAATTGATTAACTATGATATTTTAGATTTATTACATGCACGGTTGTGTAAAGGGGACGTGAAATTCATTTTTACTTTAGATTCCTCAAACAGTGATTCCTCCGAAGGATTACTTGCTTCTCATAGGTTGTTTGAAAATTGTTGTAAAATTGATCTTAGTTCTGACAGATTTAGcatgaaagaagaagaaaaagtaaccttgttgtttaatttttgtaaaagattcaATGTTGGGATAACTTGGGATACACCAGGATATGAAGGGGATAGCAAAGATTTTTATATAGACGGGAGAACAGTTTATGACATCGCAAAAACAGACCCGTTTATAGGATATCCCAAGTTATGCTTTTTGTTTACCTCTGACAAACGTTTTTTACAGCTCGGTATCAACTTTTTCACACATCCAAATCAATCCCTGATGACTGAAATAAACTCACTGAGAGATTGTACCGATATTAACCTTGAAATGAACATTTCTTATGCTCTTTTGGTTTACACACTTCTAAATACTGGTTGCTTTGATGTTAACAAAATAGACCTATCAAAACTAGAGACAATTATAGAATCGTGTGGGAACTGTCAACGAAGACGTTTAATCAACAGTAAAGTTAAAAACATTATAGAGCAAATGAATGGTCGCTTTTTAAAACAAGACTCTCAAACAATGATTTATCATTTTAAACATCCTATGATATATGAAGCATTAGCGATATCATATTTTGAGGTCAATCCGTCTGCAGTAATTTCTGTGCTGAACTTTGATTTGATAATACATTCAATAAAATTGTTCGCGAATTTTGGAAAGCAGGAGATTAGTTTGATCATTGCAGAGGAATTGTTTGGATATTTGACAAAACGACTGTTCACAATATTTGAGAAAGATTATAAAAAGAGATCCGCTGAGTTTATAAAGAAACTGTGTAGTTCGTCAATCATTGTTCAGAATAATCCAGCTTTTATAGGTCTATTAATGGAAGAATTTAACAACTGCACATCAGAAGATATCATAGAAATACAAATTGAGGGGAAAACTAATCAGATATCCTTCTATTTATCAAGCTCTTTATTGTGGAACCTTATACAGAAGCATGACGTATATAAAGCAATTGCAACAGTTCTTAATTTCATTGAAAATGACATTAAAGACAAGCAACAAATAAACAGAGTTTTAGCTAGTAAAAAAGCAGTATTGGCATCTTTCTATTATCTATGTGAAAACGACGATTCTGATCTGAAGTTGGAACTCATTTATGGATTGATTGAAAATTGTAGATTAGAATGCAGTTACGATTATAGCATGCAACAAGCAATGACCAATGGAAAATATTCAGCTGTTAGTTTTCTTTTGAGCAAGTTTTCGACAGAAATTGATATAACTGAATTTGTGTTTGAAATAGAAGATATTGGAAAGTTGTGGGAATTAATATCACATACTTTCCATTTAGAACTTTTCAACAATGAAAGCAGAACACATATTCTAGAGATTTTATTCAGGTCTTTATCGCTGAATTTGTACAACTTTAGAAAATCCATCAACACAGCTTGTAATAGACATTGTAAAGAATTGATAACCGGAATGTTGAAAGATTCTAGAACATTATCATTTGATACAGGTACTATTGTTAACACAGCTTGTAGCAACAGATGGGAGGATGCATTGCAAATATtgttaaacaaaaaattatgtaATGAAAATCAAAAGAGGCGAATCTTCAATGCTGCATGTAGACATGGGACGGAAACATACCTCAAGTGGATGTTGTTAAAAGTCGACAAAGACGTTTTAGATGTTCAAGAATTATTCCTCCATGAGTTTGGATGTGAAAATTATGTTGCTGTTGAGAATTTTATCTTGAAATTACGAAACAATATAAAAATGGAAACGATGATTAAGAATTTAGTTACGCAATTCAATTTGCCAATATTTCATTTAATCAAATGGGAAATAGACCATACCGATAACAAAATACATACAGGTAACACAAACGATTTACACAGTTTATATATAGTTCAGTGGATATATGATAGATTCCCAAACTTACAAACCGATGTAAGAAACActgtatataaaacaataaacgacTCATGTGATAATTCTGATGAGATATTACAATGGTTAAATGAGAATACCAACGTAATGGTTCATCCTATAACAACTTTACTGGAGTTTTCGTGTAAAAATGATCTTCAGAAAATAGTCAAATGGATTCTGCAAACATTTGACTACAATACATATAATATACCTGAGTTGATGATTGAGGCATGTAAAGCAGGATTTCACAAAACAGCTGAGGTAATGATTAGTGAAGTTGATATGAACAAAGTTGACGTCACTTCAATCATTACTGCAATGCTCTCGTCCattcataataataaatcaaaagaTCTGTTCATTTTCTTGATTCAAAACATTGACAAGACATGTTGCCGATGGATTGAGATCATCACAATAATCGTGGAATTAAAGTTGTATAGTTACATAGAACTTATTTTGCAACATGTTGATAATACTAAGATTGACATGATGAAAATTGTCAGGAACAAAATGAATGTCCTCTCTGAAAACGAATTAAAGGTTTTGATACTAAGCATTAAAAGGGAATCAATTGATATCAATTATATTGCCTGGGCTGCTTTCAAAATCGGATATCATGAAATTGTGATTTGGTCAATAATGAATGATAACCAAAAGGTTATAGATAAATCAGAACTATTCTATAAAGCTATTTTTAATTGTAATACCAATGTTATGCATTATCTACTTGAAAATGTTGACCACGGATTGTTAGATATAGAAACAGCTGTGGATGTTGCTTGTAGACGAGGAAAGTATAACATGGTTAAAATGTTGTTGTTGAATGTTGAAGATAAAGAGATCGATGTAAAAGCAGCAATCGATAAAGTTTTTGGTGGCATCACATTCGATATGGTAAAAACGCTCTCAGGCGGTGATAATCTTTTAGACATTAACATAGACAAAGGTTCCGAATTTGAACGTATTAAGATTGTAAAGTTGATGTTAAAACAATTTGACCATAAATTGTTTGATATGACCACAATCATGAATACTGCATTTGAACAAAGATGGGTGGACTTAATAAAATGGGTGATAAAGGAAGTTGATGATTCATTGCTTGATTTAAATGAGATATTAAGTATGGCTTGTCAATCGGAATGCTTAGACATTGTCACAATATTAGCAgggaaaattgaaaaatcaaatgagaATATAGGAGCTGTTATGAGAATGGTGTTCACGCACTGTTCGTTCAATTTTATCAggcttttaatatttaaaattaatatatcatTAATTGATCTTGGGACATCAATGAATGAAGCATGCCGTGATGGTAAAAGTGGACTAGTTAAGAGGTTAATAGAAAGTGATAATGATATAATAGACTTAAATCGTCTCATAAAAATAGCTTGTGACAGAAATTGGCACGACATACTTAAATGGTCGATAGGGAATATTGACAATGAATTATTAGATATGAAGGAAGTAATAAACGAGGCCTGTCTTAAAAAAATCTTATCACAGTGA
- the LOC139500526 gene encoding putative ankyrin repeat protein RF_0381, translating into MNHACRWGNLDTVKWLIKNFDNKLFDMKEAMNHACKSATVGTVKWLIKKFDNKLFDMKEAMNNACMSAKLGTAKWLIKNFDNKLFDMEEAMNNACESENLDKVKWLIENFDNKLFDMKEAMNHACRLGNLDTVKWLIKNFDNKLFDMKEAMNNACGWENLDTVKWLIKTFNNKLFDMKEAMNHACGFGILDTVKWLIENFDNKLFDMKEAMNHACEWGNLDTVKWLIKNFDNILFDMKEAMNNACESENLDKVKWLIENFDNKLFDMKEAMNHACKWGKLDTVKWLIKNFDNKLFDMKEAMNNACESEIFDTVKWLIENFDN; encoded by the coding sequence ATGAACCATGCTTGTCGATGGGGAAACCTTGACACAGTTAAATGGTTGATAAAGAATTTTGACAATAAACTATTTGATATGAAAGAAGCAATGAACCATGCTTGTAAGTCGGCAACGGTTGGCACAGTGAAATGGTTGATAAAGAAGTTtgacaataaattatttgatatgaaaGAAGCAATGAACAATGCTTGTATGTCAGCGAAGCTTGGCACAGCTAAATGGTTGATAAAGAATTTtgacaataaattatttgatatgGAGGAAGCAATGAACAATGCTTGTGAGTCTGAAAATCTCGACAAAGTTAAATGGTTGATAGAGAATTTTGACAATAAACTATTTGATATGAAAGAAGCAATGAACCATGCTTGTAGATTGGGAAACCTTGACACAGTTAAATGGTTGATAAAGAATTTtgacaataaattatttgatatgaaGGAAGCAATGAACAATGCTTGTGGATGGGAAAACCTTGACACAGTTAAATGGTTGATAAAgacttttaacaataaattatttgatatgaaGGAAGCAATGAACCATGCTTGTGGATTTGGAATCCTTGACACAGTTAAATGGTTGATAGAGAATTTTGACAATAAACTATTTGATATGAAAGAAGCAATGAACCATGCTTGTGAATGGGGAAACCTTGACACAGTTAAATGGTTGATAAAGAATTTTGACAATATATTATTTGATATGAAGGAAGCAATGAACAATGCTTGTGAGTCTGAAAATCTCGACAAAGTTAAATGGTTGATAGAGAATTTTGACAATAAACTATTTGATATGAAAGAAGCAATGAACCATGCTTGTAAATGGGGAAAACTTGACACAGTTAAATGGTTGATAAAGAATTTTGACAACAAATTATTTGATATGAAGGAAGCAATGAACAATGCTTGTGAGTCGGAAATTTTCGACACAGTTAAATGGTTGATAGAGAATTTTGACAATTAA
- the LOC139500527 gene encoding putative ankyrin repeat protein RF_0381: MKEAMNYACEWENLDTVKWLIKNVDNKLFDMKETMNHACRWGNLDTVKWLIKNFDNKLFDMKEAMNNACESENLDTVKWLIENFDNKLFDMKEAMNHACRWGKLDTVKWLIKNFDNKLFDIKEAMNKACIGGKLEIVKWLLENCDKVDPTCFDLQSV, from the coding sequence ATGAAAGAAGCAATGAACTATGCTTGTGAATGGGAAAACCTTGACACAGTTAAATGGTTGATAAAGAATGTTGACAATAAACTATTTGATATGAAAGAAACAATGAACCATGCTTGTAGATGGGGAAACCTTGACACAGTTAAATGGTTGATAAAGAATTTTGACAACAAATTATTTGATATGAAGGAAGCAATGAACAATGCTTGTGAGTCGGAAAATCTCGACACAGTTAAATGGTTGATAGAGAATTTTGACAATAAACTATTTGATATGAAAGAAGCAATGAACCATGCTTGTAGATGGGGAAAACTTGACACAGTTAAATGGTTGATAAAGAATTTTGACaacaaattatttgatataaaGGAAGCTATGAATAAAGCTTGTATTGGTGGAAAACTAGAAATAGTGAAATGGTTGCTAGAGAATTGTGACAAAGTTGATCCTACATGTTTTGATTTGCAGTCAGTTTGA